In Aegilops tauschii subsp. strangulata cultivar AL8/78 chromosome 3, Aet v6.0, whole genome shotgun sequence, one genomic interval encodes:
- the LOC109772470 gene encoding transcription factor BHLH6, protein MEADMDASLDFLELEAHLVFDLGNADSKRWMSLADCCSSYLPAEDSLSGLDSSGYNDSTSSPDGATSSRSTASTRATRASKNIVEERVRRRRLNEKLYAIRGVVPNITKMDKASIIQDAVAYIEELQEQECRILAEVSDLEAGGCTAVVKSAASTGSEGVEDTGVGFSPRKKMRRTTSSSSINDAVTSPATHPVLLELEVMPIAEKLAVVSMRHDNAQHVMAKIYKALDSLRLKVINSSVTVVDGRTVHTMFIETEETDSVETIKEMVQATLSHLEFSM, encoded by the exons ATGGAGGCCGACATGGACGCGAGCTTGGACTTCTTGGAGCTGGAGGCCCATCTGGTGTTCGATCTCGGCAACGCCGATAG CAAACGTTGGATGAGCCTGGCGGATTGCTGCAGCTCGTACCTGCCGGCCGAGGACTCGCTCTCCGGCCTCGACTCCTCCGGCTACAACGACTCCACCAGCTCGCCGGACGGCGCCACCAGCTCGCGGTCCACGGCGTCGACGAGGGCCACCAGGGCGAGCAAGAACATCGTCGAGGAGAGGGTCCGGCGCAGGCGGCTCAACGAGAAGCTCTACGCCATTCGCGGCGTCGTCCCAAACATCACCAAG ATGGACAAGGCGTCCATCATCCAGGACGCCGTCGCATACATCGAGGAGCTGCAGGAGCAGGAGTGCCGGATCCTCGCCGAGGTGTCCGACCTCGAGGCCGGCGGCTGCACCGCCGTGGTCAAGTCGGCGGCCTCGACCGGTAGCGAGGGGGTGGAGGACACCGGCGTTGGCTTCTCGCCGCGGAAGAAGATGAGGAGgactacctcctcctcctccatcaaTGACGCCGTCACTTCTCCTGCCACGCATCCGGTCCTCCTTGAG CTGGAAGTGATGCCCATAGCGGAGAAGCTGGCGGTGGTGAGCATGAGGCACGACAATGCTCAGCATGTCATGGCGAAGATATACAAGGCGCTCGATTCGCTCCGTCTCAAGGTCATCAACTCAAGTGTCACCGTCGTGGACGGCCGCACAGTCCACACTATGTTCATCGAG
- the LOC109772480 gene encoding S-type anion channel SLAH2-like, producing MAPMENIVVQMDGKPGFPADVVGGRTMETPFSVSLSVPASPSSETKLGVHHLAVPLRQARQHSLPSPAVRGSAEVPAVPRSNTARKRDRRFDRLRTFSGRLDRQLSTLRGLSQELPAADLERGSAKISEEDTDDDHDVPTAGRYFDALEGAELDTLRSTEVAVLPKDELWPFLLRFPISAFGMCLGVSSQAMLWKTLESEPSMAFLRVCPAANHVLWWISVALTAVVSIVYLLKVVFYFEAVRREFHHPVRVNFFFAPWVACLFLVKGVPRPEWEIHHLFWYFLMVPILCLDLKIYGQWMSSGERRLSKVANPSNHLAVVGNFVGALLGARMGLRELPIFFFAVGLAHYAVLFVTLYQRLPTNKQLPKELHPVFFLFVAAPSVASMAWARISGEFNNGAKLLYFVSLFLYVSLVVRVNLFRGLRFSLAWWAYTFPMTSVALATVLYASEVNNMLTLTLAVGLSGIAVLTVIGVLATTVYHAFVCGDLFPNDVSIAIKQKRPKFSNILAHLRLPTPASSSSSSANSRTTSSIGESPVIYGHERAEC from the exons ATGGCGCCCATGGAGAACATCGTTGTCCAGATGGACGGCAAGCCGGGCTTCCCGGCGGATGTCGTCGGCGGTAGGACGATGGAGACGCCTTTCTCTGTGTCGCTGAGCGTCCCAGCCTCACCGTCGAGCGAGACGAAGCTCGGTGTCCACCACCTCGCCGTGCCGCTGAGGCAGGCCCGTCAACACTCGCTGCCGTCCCCGGCAGTCAGAGGCAGCGCCGAGGTGCCGGCCGTGCCACGGAGCAACACCGCGCGGAAGCGGGACCGGCGATTCGACCGCTTGAGGACCttctccggccgcctcgaccgcCAGCTCTCCACCCTCCGCGGCCTGTCGCAGGAACTGCCAGCTGCTGACCTCGAGCGTGGCAGCGCCAAGATCTCCGAGGAGGACACCGACGATGATCACGACGTCCCCACCGCCGGCCGCTACTTCGACGCCCTGGAAGGCGCCGAGCTCGACACCCTTCGG TCGACGGAGGTGGCGGTGCTGCCCAAGGACGAGCTGTGGCCTTTCTTGCTTCGATTCCCCATCAGCGCGTTCGGGATGTGCCTCGGCGTCAGTAGCCAGGCGATGCTATGGAAGACGCTCGAGTCAGAGCCCTCCATGGCGTTCCTCCGCGTGTGCCCCGCCGCCAACCATGTCCTCTGGTGGATCTCCGTTGCCCTCACCGCCGTCGTCTCCATCGTCTACCTCCTCAAGGTCGTCTTCTACTTTGAGGCCGTCCGCCGCGAGTTCCACCATCCGGTCCGCGTCAACTTCTTCTTCGCTCCTTGGGTCGCCTGCCTCTTCCTCGTCAAGGGAGTGCCCCGCCCGGAGTGGGAGATCCACCATCTCTTCTGGTACTTTCTCATGGTGCCCATCCTATGCCTCGACCTCAAGATCTACGGCCAGTGGATGTCCAGCGGCGAGCGGCGCCTCTCGAAGGTGGCCAACCCGTCCAACCACCTCGCTGTTGTTGGCAACTTTGTTGGTGCGCTACTCGGCGCCAGGATGGGCCTCCGGGAGCTTCCCATCTTCTTCTTTGCTGTCGGGTTGGCCCACtatgcggtgctcttcgtcaccCTCTACCAACGCCTCCCCACCAACAAGCAGCTCCCCAAGGAGCTCCACCcggtcttcttcctcttcgtcgcAGCACCTAGTGTCGCGTCCATGGCATGGGCGAGGATCTCCGGCGAGTTCAACAACGGCGCCAAGCTCCTATACTTCGTCTCGCTCTTCCTCTATGTATCGTTGGTGGTGCGGGTCAACTTGTTCCGGGGGTTAAGGTTCTCGTTGGCTTGGTGGGCCTACACGTTCCCGATGACGAGTGTTGCCCTAGCGACGGTGTTGTATGCGTCAGAGGTGAACAACATGCTGACACTGACGCTTGCCGTCGGGCTATCAGGAATTGCCGTTCTCACCGTCATCGGCGTGTTGGCCACCACGGTGTACCACGCCTTCGTGTGTGGGGACCTGTTCCCCAACGACGTTTCCATCGCCATCAAGCAGAAGAGGCCCAAGTTTAGCAACATACTTGCGCACCTCCGCTTGCCCACTCCGGCATCAAGTAGCAGCTCATCCGCTAACTCTAGGACGACGAGCAGCATCGGCGAGTCTCCGGTGATATATGGGCACGAAAGAGCAGAGTGTTAG
- the LOC141042590 gene encoding uncharacterized protein, whose translation MILGGLPEDVLLQVATKLTAREVWDSLKVMFVGADRVRAVRRTTLRGELDRLNMADGEALDAYAGRLVGMTARFANLGETLGDAALMKKLLDTVPDRLFPVVAGIEQFCNLDEMTFDEALGRLCAFDERVRCRGQDGGERGGDQLC comes from the coding sequence ATGATCCTCGGCGGGCTGCCGGAGGACGTGCTGCTGCAGGTGGCGACGAAGCTCACCGCTAGGGAGGTATGGGACTCCCTGAAGGTGATGTTCGTCGGCGCCGATCGAGTGCGCGCGGTGAGGCGGACGACGCTGCGCGGGGAGCTCGATCGCCTGAACATGGCGGACGGCGAGGCGCTGGATGCGTACGCCGGGAGGCTAGTGGGGATGACGGCGCGGTTCGCGAACCTCGGGGAGACGCTGGGTGATGCGGCGCTCATGAAGAAGCTTCTGGACACGGTGCCCGATCGGCTGTTCCCCGTCGTCGCCGGCATCGAGCAGTTCTGCAACCTCGACGAGATGACGTTCGACGAGGCGCTCGGGCGGCTGTGCGCGTTCGACGAGCGGGTTCGGTGCCGTGGACAAGACGGCGGCGAGCGTGGCGGCGATCAACTGTGCTGA